From the Opitutaceae bacterium genome, one window contains:
- a CDS encoding phosphotransferase — translation MVTACDIPTAAEFAALPTHRQLQRVQGLARNALPLYGLSPETPVRLLNYSENATFLVSPRGGPQRVLRINRPGYHPRAHLLAELHWVEALRQDTPILTAAPIRGLDGEAVQHVWSHRVPEPRHCVLMEFLHGKEPDDSNRVQAFELLGEVTAHMHKHVETWKPDIALRRHRWDVDAMVGDRPLWGRWQDGLGMTPAIRKLLHKGIDALRPRVNAIGYGRSRFGLVHADLRAANLLVHRGNVAVIDFDDCGFSWFIYDLAAALSFIETSPALGDWVAAWLKGYGKIRTLSRAEVGAIDTFILLRRLLLVAWIGSHADTAQAQAMGPRFTFDTCDLVERYLSQGCLR, via the coding sequence ATGGTCACCGCGTGCGACATCCCCACTGCGGCAGAGTTCGCCGCTCTCCCCACCCACAGGCAACTTCAGCGTGTGCAGGGACTCGCGCGGAACGCCCTCCCGCTTTACGGCCTTTCGCCGGAGACCCCCGTACGCCTGCTCAACTATTCGGAGAATGCGACGTTTCTCGTTTCTCCTCGCGGCGGCCCGCAACGCGTCCTTCGCATCAACCGCCCGGGCTACCACCCGCGTGCGCACCTTTTGGCCGAACTGCACTGGGTTGAGGCGCTGAGACAAGACACTCCCATCCTCACGGCTGCACCGATTCGCGGCCTGGATGGCGAGGCGGTGCAGCATGTGTGGAGTCACCGCGTGCCAGAGCCCCGACATTGCGTGCTGATGGAATTTCTTCACGGGAAGGAGCCGGACGATTCCAATCGCGTCCAGGCCTTTGAACTTCTGGGTGAAGTAACTGCACACATGCACAAGCATGTGGAAACCTGGAAGCCAGACATCGCGTTGCGGCGCCATCGGTGGGACGTCGATGCGATGGTCGGCGATCGACCCCTTTGGGGGCGCTGGCAGGACGGTCTTGGGATGACCCCAGCCATCCGCAAGCTCCTCCACAAAGGCATCGACGCCCTGCGCCCCCGCGTGAATGCCATCGGCTACGGACGCTCGCGCTTTGGGTTGGTGCATGCCGACTTGCGCGCGGCCAACCTGCTGGTCCATCGCGGGAATGTGGCCGTGATTGATTTCGACGATTGCGGCTTCTCCTGGTTTATCTACGACCTCGCGGCTGCGTTGAGTTTCATTGAGACGAGTCCTGCGCTTGGCGATTGGGTCGCGGCGTGGCTGAAGGGGTACGGAAAGATTCGAACTCTCAGCCGCGCGGAGGTTGGTGCGATCGACACTTTCATTTTGCTCCGAAGGCTGTTGCTGGTTGCGTGGATTGGCTCCCATGCCGACACTGCCCAGGCGCAGGCGATGGGCCCCCGGTTTACCTTCGACACGTGCGATTTGGTCGAACGTTATCTGAGCCAAGGTTGCCTACGCTAG
- a CDS encoding ethanolamine ammonia-lyase subunit EutB gives MAPAFHTTLGRSQHSFSDLRDLLAKASPRRSGDELAGVAAQSAEERVAAQRCLAEVPLRRFLVEPLVPYETDEVTRLILDTHDSTAFAPVAELTVGEFREWLLAYETDGAAIRALAPGLTPEMVAATSKLMSNQDLVLVARKPRVVSAFRDTLGLPGRLATRIQPNHPTDDPHGIAASTVDGLLYGCGDAVIGINPATDNVDAVERLMRLLDELIQRYQIPTQSCLLAHVTTTLQAIERGAPVDLCFQSIAGTEKANKSFGISLSLLREAHEATLSLKRGTVGNNVWYFETGQGSCLSADANHGLDQQTCEARAYAVARAFSPLLVNTVVGFIGPEYLYDGKQIIRAGLEDHFCGKLLGLPMGVDICYTNHAEADQDDMDTLMTLLGVAGCNFIMGVPGADDVMLGYQSTSYHDSHYLRQTLGLRPAPEFEAWLERMQIARNGELLPPAPAHPLLNHVRA, from the coding sequence ATGGCACCGGCATTTCATACCACCCTCGGCCGCAGCCAGCACAGTTTCTCCGACCTTCGCGACCTCTTGGCGAAAGCCTCGCCTCGTCGGTCCGGGGACGAACTTGCTGGCGTGGCCGCACAATCCGCCGAGGAGCGCGTCGCGGCGCAGCGGTGCCTCGCCGAAGTTCCGCTGCGCCGCTTTCTGGTCGAGCCACTCGTACCGTATGAAACCGATGAAGTGACGCGATTGATCCTCGATACGCATGATTCGACGGCATTCGCGCCTGTTGCTGAGCTGACGGTTGGCGAGTTTCGCGAGTGGCTCCTGGCGTACGAGACCGATGGCGCGGCCATTCGGGCGCTTGCGCCGGGACTCACGCCAGAGATGGTGGCGGCGACGTCGAAGCTGATGAGCAACCAGGACCTCGTGCTGGTGGCTCGCAAGCCGCGAGTGGTGTCCGCGTTCCGCGACACCCTTGGCCTTCCGGGCAGACTCGCCACGCGCATCCAACCGAACCACCCGACCGATGACCCGCATGGCATCGCAGCCTCGACTGTCGACGGTCTTTTGTACGGCTGTGGTGATGCGGTGATCGGGATAAATCCGGCGACCGACAATGTCGATGCCGTGGAGCGTTTGATGCGCCTGTTGGACGAGTTGATCCAGCGCTACCAGATCCCCACGCAGTCCTGCCTCCTTGCGCATGTGACAACGACATTGCAGGCGATCGAGCGCGGTGCGCCCGTAGACCTGTGCTTCCAATCAATTGCGGGCACGGAGAAGGCGAACAAGTCCTTTGGCATCTCGCTCTCACTTTTGCGCGAGGCCCACGAGGCGACGCTCTCGCTGAAACGGGGCACGGTGGGCAACAACGTCTGGTACTTCGAGACGGGGCAGGGTTCCTGCCTGTCGGCGGACGCGAACCACGGACTTGACCAGCAAACCTGCGAAGCGCGGGCCTACGCCGTCGCGCGCGCTTTTTCGCCGCTGTTGGTGAACACGGTGGTGGGATTCATCGGCCCCGAATACCTCTACGACGGCAAGCAGATCATTCGCGCCGGGCTCGAGGATCATTTCTGCGGGAAGCTCCTCGGCCTGCCGATGGGCGTGGACATTTGTTACACCAATCACGCGGAGGCGGATCAGGATGACATGGACACCTTGATGACGCTTCTGGGCGTCGCCGGCTGCAATTTCATCATGGGCGTGCCCGGGGCTGACGATGTAATGCTTGGTTACCAATCGACCTCGTATCACGATTCGCACTACCTGAGGCAAACGC